The genomic region TGGCACACAAGGAAGTGACATAGTAGCCACGTTTTTTGTGTGGAGGGGCTTCTGTTTGGAGAGGAAAGAACAAACTTGCGCAAAAGTCCATTGTTTAATTCCATTGTCTGAGTCTCACTAATCTTTATTGGGGTGCTTCAAGTTGTAGCACTGTGAGGTATGTAGAATAAGTTCCTCCGTGTTCTGAGGGTTCACTTAATGCCTCTGATATGTGGGCCTTAGGCCAACAGGAGGGAAAAAGCCTTTAGGGCGACTCCCTTTTATTATTTCAGACTTTAGCTTGTTAAAAAATAGTTGCAGCACAAACAAATCCTTCAAAATATTACGATATATTTTTgaggttttttatttatttatttttatttatttatttttgatccATAAACTTGTGCTTAGTTGTGGGATCTAATCAGCACTTGATTGGACTGAAATAATCAGCTGTGATCCAGTTTAAACAACCTGGATAGCCTATACTTTTCCAAATGCACAATAGTGAACAGCAACCAGAACTGGATAGTTCAGACTAGCTCTGTCTTATcaggttttggaagctaagcagggtcggtcctggcctgtatttggaagggagactgccAAGGGTCACAATGTAGAAGCCAGCAGTGACAAACATCTCTTGAAACCCCAGTGGGTTGCTTCTGTAAGTCAGGTGTGATATGCTATTAAAGAAAAGACTCTTGGTTTCTATATCTGTCTTCAGTAAGGTgttgaattatagaatcatagggcaATTGTGCATGGTCACTAGCTTTATGATATCTAATAATTGCTAGAAAAAATAGTCCTTTTGGGGAAAGCTGCTTAGCATTGGAGTTCCATATAATATTTTGTCTACCCAGTTCAATACATGTTTTAGTTTGGCTCTCACAGGCTAAATTCAACTGTTTTCAGTAAGCACTGACAGTTATTTTTCAACAATGTTGGTAGCAGGTCATTCAAAATCATATCTGTTTTTCTCATAGGAAGGAATGGAGCAGCACATTAAAAAGTGTTCTTGGAACAATGCTACTGAAAAAAGTGATTTTGAAGCAGTGGAAGCTCTGATATCCATGAGCTGCAGTTGGAAAGCAGACTTCAGAAAGTATGTTGAACTGAGACCTATAACGCCAGCATCAGATATATCTGAAGAATTtgaggagaacccacaacctgcTGCTGATTTTAATGCAATATCAGCCTTTGTAAGTATGATGAATCTAAAATTGCTTTTTAATAGTTCTCCCTACATATATTCATTCAGAAGTAAGCCTTGATTAATTTGATTGTGTTTAGGAAGTATATGTTTGCACATGATTATAACTTACTACGGCTCATAGACCGTTCTAAGTAGTTAAGCCACATACCTATCTCACTAAACCATGGTTTTGTTCTTCTAGTGTTTGACTCCACCCTACAGCCCTTCTGACCTTGAAATGTCTCAAGCAGTCCCTCCAGCAGCACCATCTATTGTACAGAGCAAGTCAGTTGTTACTGATAAGTCTGGTCAAGCTTCTCCAGCTGCTGTTAAAAAGAATGAAACGGTCCCGGCATCAAGAGAGCTGAAAGCCCAGGCAACAAGCGTTATTCGCCACACTGCAGATGCCCAGCTTTGTAATCGCAGAACGTGTCCTGCAAGAACAGCCAGCGCCCTGAATTATCAGGTTGATAACACAAAGGAAGCAAGTCCGCAGGACAATGCGACATCAAGAGAAGATTCGTCTTGTGAAAACATGTCACTGAAGACTGCACTTCCTGAAAACGACAAGCTGCCAGGCGTGCAAGATCAGAGATGTCCAATGCTAACTGTTAACCCAGTGCATTTTGCACAGCCTTTAATGAATAGTGGcctgccagtccatggatcagCACAGCAGACTTCGTCACTGGTTGTCCCTACGTCTCCTATGCAAGCTGGAGGAGTCCCTTCTATGCCGTTAGTTTGCCAGATGGTTCCATTACCTGCGAACAACCCGCTTGTGACCGCAGTAGTTCCCAGCACCCCTTGCAGTCAGTTGCCATCGAACCTTTGTCAGCCTATGGTGTTTATGGGCACCCAGGTTCCCAAGGGAGCTGTTATGTTTGTTGTCCCCCAGACTGTTGTTCAGAATCCGAAAGCTCCTGTGATCAGTCCTAACGGCACCAGACTttctcctattgctcctgctccAGGTTTTGCTCCTGTTGCAACCAAGATCACTCCAACCATTGATTCTCTGAGAATAAGAAGTCATGTTTGTAACTATCCGGGATGCGGAAAAACGTATTTCAAGAGTTCCCATTTGAAAGCCCATGTGAGAACGCACACAGGTAAatttacaaatatacaaaatTCAAAATGGAGTTCGTATGTTACATGCATATTGGTGGCAAGATTTTCTACATTTGGGGAGTATGGAAAACTTACCAAGAATTCCCAAGTTCATTTAGGCTATATAGGCAAAATAGGAGGTATTAACTAGGAAATGCTCCATTGCCATGGGGAAAAAAATGTATTCCTTGGCTAGCCATGCCATAACTAGGAATAGTTAAATGCAGGAGAGGGAATTAACTCTTCACATGATTCTCATCAAAGATGAGTAGCATCTTCAAGCTAGTCTACACCTAAAGCCTCTGTCCCACAACAAATCCAACTAGTGAGGCAGACTAGAATGGCTTAAGGCACTGGCACTAGCTTTTATTGCTCTTCCAGGAATGAGTTTAAAGCACACAGTTCTAAataagtattggggggggggggactggccatCCAGTGTAGCTTTCTCTGCCTGCTGCTCTGGTTGTGGGAGGTGAACTTTCGGTCAGAACTTGCTGTTTTCTTCATGAAAAGTTATAATGTGCAGCAATTCTGCTTTTTTTGTGCAGAAAAAATTTGTTCATGCAAAAATGTCTGATTTGGGGATAATTAGCACCTTTTCCTATTGATAATCATAATGCTGTGAGAATCATTGAAGCTACAGTCCAAGAAGACTGACTCAAAGTGTGATTTTAATTCAGCCTGGAAGCTGGCTGTATTCCTTCTTACATTATGTGCTGCCCGGATCCCGTTCAAGTTCTTGGTtttttaaggccttacgcgggttgggacccacatacctgagtgaccgcctattgccctatgctccccgcagggccttacgctgtGCAGGTGAGAACCTATTGGTCGTTCttggccctagggaagcgtgtttg from Paroedura picta isolate Pp20150507F chromosome 9, Ppicta_v3.0, whole genome shotgun sequence harbors:
- the KLF10 gene encoding Krueppel-like factor 10 isoform X2, with protein sequence MEQHIKKCSWNNATEKSDFEAVEALISMSCSWKADFRKYVELRPITPASDISEEFEENPQPAADFNAISAFCLTPPYSPSDLEMSQAVPPAAPSIVQSKSVVTDKSGQASPAAVKKNETVPASRELKAQATSVIRHTADAQLCNRRTCPARTASALNYQVDNTKEASPQDNATSREDSSCENMSLKTALPENDKLPGVQDQRCPMLTVNPVHFAQPLMNSGLPVHGSAQQTSSLVVPTSPMQAGGVPSMPLVCQMVPLPANNPLVTAVVPSTPCSQLPSNLCQPMVFMGTQVPKGAVMFVVPQTVVQNPKAPVISPNGTRLSPIAPAPGFAPVATKITPTIDSLRIRSHVCNYPGCGKTYFKSSHLKAHVRTHTGEKPFSCSWKGCERRFARSDELSRHRRTHTGEKKFACPMCNRRFMRSDHLTKHARRHLSAKKLPNWQMEVSKLNDIVVPPPTAPAQ
- the KLF10 gene encoding Krueppel-like factor 10 isoform X1, whose protein sequence is MLNFGASPLQLAEGMEQHIKKCSWNNATEKSDFEAVEALISMSCSWKADFRKYVELRPITPASDISEEFEENPQPAADFNAISAFCLTPPYSPSDLEMSQAVPPAAPSIVQSKSVVTDKSGQASPAAVKKNETVPASRELKAQATSVIRHTADAQLCNRRTCPARTASALNYQVDNTKEASPQDNATSREDSSCENMSLKTALPENDKLPGVQDQRCPMLTVNPVHFAQPLMNSGLPVHGSAQQTSSLVVPTSPMQAGGVPSMPLVCQMVPLPANNPLVTAVVPSTPCSQLPSNLCQPMVFMGTQVPKGAVMFVVPQTVVQNPKAPVISPNGTRLSPIAPAPGFAPVATKITPTIDSLRIRSHVCNYPGCGKTYFKSSHLKAHVRTHTGEKPFSCSWKGCERRFARSDELSRHRRTHTGEKKFACPMCNRRFMRSDHLTKHARRHLSAKKLPNWQMEVSKLNDIVVPPPTAPAQ